The segment CCACTTCTATGGCAACGGCGAATTACATTTTTGAAAAAAAGAACGATGCGTCCATTTATGTGATTGGAGAGGAAGGAATCCGCACGGCGCTTGAAGAACGAGGATTGAGCTTGGTGGATGAGAAGCCTGATTTTGTAGTGGTAGGCATCGATCGCTCGATCTCCTACGAGAAATTGGCATTGGCTTGTCTCGGGGTAAGAAATGGCGCTACTTTTATTTCCACAAATGGGGATATCGCCATCCCGACCGAGCGAGGCCTGCTTCCGGGGAACGGTTCACTGACAAGCGTGATAACAGTCTCCACGCAAACGGAGCCGATCTTCATCGGGAAGCCGGAATCCATCATCATGGAACAGGCGCAGGAAGTTTTAGGGGTTCCGAAAGAGCAGACGCTCATGGTGGGGGACAACTACCACACAGATATCCTTGCCGGCATGAATGCGGGATTGGATACCCTGCTTGTCCATACAGGAGTTACTTCTGCGGAAGATTTAAAAACATATGGCAAGCAGCCGACATATACAGTGAACAGCTTATCTGATTGGGATATTTAAGCGAAATGAAAAGGTATAATCCTCTTGGTGAAGTGGATTATACCTTTTTTGTTGTCTCAGAAATTATAAAATATTACCTTGTGGATAGTTCATACAAGGTAGTCGACGTCCAGCTCCAGCGCCTAGCCCCTCGAGTCATAAGCCGCACCTCTACGGAAATCAGGATTTCCTTCGAGTTCCGTCTTATGCTGGTCGGGGCTGATCGAGGCGCTTACGCTTTTGTTCTGTGCAATACTATTCGGCTTTTTCCGTACGATGGGCAAGCCTGCTGGACGCTGCTGCTGCGATAGCCCCGACGATATCATCGAGGAACGTGTGGCATTTGCCGCTGGATTTATCATTTAAGTCTTTCAGGATCCCCGGCTTCAACTTATCCACATATCCATAATTGGTGAATCCGATGGAACCATAAACATTCACAATGGAAAATGCCAGGATTTCATCCACTCCATACAATCCTTCATCGGCTTCGATAATGGATTGAAGGGGCTCTTCAAGCATGCCTTTTTCTGCAAGGATGTCCAACTGGATGCCTGTCAAAATGGCATTTTGAACCTCGCGTTTTGAAAGGACGCGTTCGATATTATCGATGCATTCCTCAATTTGCAGATCATCATGATATTTATGCTGCAGAAACATGACCAATTCAGCGATGTCCTTGATCTCCACTCCACGTTCTAGAAGCCACTTTCTTGCAGTTTGTTCAGACATGCTCATTGCATTTTTTCCGCTCATATCCGTCACCTTTTCTATAAGTATTTGTATTTCAAAGGTATGAATTTGTCCAAGATGTATAGAACCACTACCTATCATTTCAATTTTATTTCCTAATATCCTCTAATTATTCACATTTCTCATCAAGAAGATTAGAACGCCACATATAAATAGAAATAAAGAACTGTGAAGAGAGGAATGACATGATGTCCGATATTCTTCAGAAGCATTTTGGGATACAGCCGGAGCAGTCTTACATGGTCAGAAATCAAATGAGATACATTTCAGGCGGGGTTTTGTATACGGTGGTACCGGTGACGCATGTAGAAGAAGACACGCTTGTTGAATTATATGAGATGTCCGAGCATCTGAGCAAGGAAGGGGACAGGTATGTTTCCAGGTTTGTTCCGAGTACGAATGAGAAATTTCTCGTAACAGAAAATGAAGTGGATTATGTCGTTCTAGGAAATGCTCCACATCCAGTTGTTCCTTCCTTGAAGCTTGGCAGAAAGCTTGCAAGATTCCATGATCGGGGGAGGAGCATTGATAAGGTCATCAAGAGCTGCAGCCGAATAGGTGAATGGAAGTCGCTTTGGGAAAAGCGGCTCGATCAAATGGAAGGGGTATGGAACAATTATTTGATGGAGCGTCCGGACCGGGAATTCAGCAGGATTTTCATTGAATCGTATCCATACTATATGGGTCTCGCGGAGAATGCCATTCAATATCTTGTCGATACAGAGATGGATGAAGAAACAAGGGATTCAGATGCGGGAACGGTGTGCCATGTCCGATTCCATGAAGGGACATGGGGATCTGAGGTTTGTATAAAAGATCCGTTTGACTGGGTTTTTGATCATGCCTCCCGAGACATTTCGGAGTGGATAAGGGAAAGGTATTTCAGTCAGAAACGAACGTTTCAGCCGGATATCCGATCATTTTTGCAAGAATACGAATCAGTCTCCCCGCTGAGTGCTTTTTCATGGAGATTGATTTATGCAAGACTGCTATTTCCGATCCACTATTTTGAGTGCATAGAAGATTATTTCACAGCTTCTTCTGAACAGACTCAAAAGCAATTAGAAGACAAGTTGGAGAGAATGATAAAAACGTCGAGGGAATATGAAGCATTTTTAGGGAATTTTTATCGCATTGCCGACGTTCCACTCAAAAAAATGGCGATCCCGGAAATTCAGTGGCTGAAGAAATAGTTGAATTTAACGGCATTTCCTTCATTATGGTAAAATAATAGAAAAACAAGGAAGGGAATCAGCCATGAAAAGAATAGTGATTACACGTAAATTGCCGGCAGAAGCCATTGCTGCCTTACAGGATAATTATCAAGTTTCCATGTGGGACTCAGAAGAAGCAAGTGCTCCAAGGGAATGGATCATTGAACAGTCGAAAGAGGCAGATGCCCTTTTGACCATGTTGTCAGATAAGATTGATGCAGAATTGCTCCAAGGAGCGAGCAAGTTAAAAGTGGTCGCCAATTTAGCTGTCGGCTTTGATAATATAGACATCCAGGAAGCCACAGAGCGTGGAGTTGCCGTTTGCAATACTCCTGATGTCTTAACCGAAACAACGGCCGATCTTACTTTTGCCTTGTTGATGGGAACAGCCAGAAGGATTGGAGAAGCTGCCCAGTTCGTGAAAGAAGGGAAATGGAAAAGCTGGTCTCCATTGCTTCTTGCTGGCGGGGATATTTACGGCAAGACCATTGGGATTTATGGAATGGGAAGTATAGGGGAAGCCGTTGCAAGACGTGCAAAGGGATTTAACATGGAGATTCTTTATCACAATAGAAGCCGAAAGAAAGAAGCAGAAAATCAGCTTGGGGCTTCCTATGTTGAGTTTGAGGAATTGTTGTCCTCTTCTGATTTCATTGTTTGTCTCGCGCCTTTGACACCGGAAACAAAAGGTGCATTCAATGCAGACGCTTTTTCCAAGATGAAATCCTCCGCTTACTTTATTAATGCAGCACGGGGGCCGATCGTTGATGAAGATGCTTTGCTCAAAGCATTAGAAGAAGGGGAAATTGCAGGTGCCGGTTTGGATGTATTCACCCATGAACCGATCAGCCAAGACCATCCGCTGCTATCCCTTCCTAATGTCCTTGCCCTTCCACATATCGGAAGCTCGTCAGTCGAGACAAGGATGACCATGATGGAGCTATGTGTAGAGAATATCGCAAACGTACTGGATGGAAAAAATCCAAAGACGCTCGTCAATAAAGAATGGATGAAATAAAAAAGCGGATGGCGTAAAAGCCATCCGCTAAACTATTTAAGATTGATTGATTAGAATACTTGTTCTACTTCCACAACTCCTGGAACTTCTTCCAGCAATGCACGTTCAATACCTGCTTTTAATGTAATGGTAGAACTAGGGCAGCTTCCGCATGCACCCAATAAACGAAGTTTTACGATTCCTTCATCCACGTCGACCAGTTCACAGTCACCGCCGTCGCGCAATAAGAATGGACGCAATTTATCTAGTACTTCTTGGACTTGTTCCTTCATCATTTCTTCAGACATGTCTATCGACTCCTTTCCATACTCCTATTATAATAACATGAGAGAAAAAAATCTATCCATGGATATTGTAATTGGGCTGGGAGCTTTTCACAGTTTAGAAAATTTCATTTTTTTTGTACAATAAGGATGAAAAGGAGGGGCTGGGATGAGAAAAGAGGTCGAAATTCAAGTGTATGGCACAGATCAGATCTGTGCAAGCTGCGTAAATCTGCCTTCATCAAAAGAGACATATGAATGGCTGGAAGCGGCATTGGCGAGAAAGTATCCAAATCAGACTTTCATAATCCGCTATATTGATATTTTTAATCCACCTGAAGAAGAAGTGGTGAAAGCATTTGCTGCGAGGGTGATCGAGGAAGATATGTTCTATCCTGTCGTCCTTGTTGAAGGAGCCATTATCGGAGAAGGAAACCCTAAATTGAAAATGGTCTATTCGGAATTCGAGAAATACGGATATACGGCAGGGTAAGATTCTTTTAATAAATCAAAATGAAAAAG is part of the Falsibacillus pallidus genome and harbors:
- a CDS encoding 2-hydroxyacid dehydrogenase — translated: MKRIVITRKLPAEAIAALQDNYQVSMWDSEEASAPREWIIEQSKEADALLTMLSDKIDAELLQGASKLKVVANLAVGFDNIDIQEATERGVAVCNTPDVLTETTADLTFALLMGTARRIGEAAQFVKEGKWKSWSPLLLAGGDIYGKTIGIYGMGSIGEAVARRAKGFNMEILYHNRSRKKEAENQLGASYVEFEELLSSSDFIVCLAPLTPETKGAFNADAFSKMKSSAYFINAARGPIVDEDALLKALEEGEIAGAGLDVFTHEPISQDHPLLSLPNVLALPHIGSSSVETRMTMMELCVENIANVLDGKNPKTLVNKEWMK
- a CDS encoding YuzD family protein → MRKEVEIQVYGTDQICASCVNLPSSKETYEWLEAALARKYPNQTFIIRYIDIFNPPEEEVVKAFAARVIEEDMFYPVVLVEGAIIGEGNPKLKMVYSEFEKYGYTAG
- a CDS encoding TIGR01457 family HAD-type hydrolase, which translates into the protein MKEYKGYLIDLDGTMYRGKEKIEEAGDFVHRLNQKGIPYLFVTNNSSRRPDQVAAKLRDFDIPAEPEQVFTTSMATANYIFEKKNDASIYVIGEEGIRTALEERGLSLVDEKPDFVVVGIDRSISYEKLALACLGVRNGATFISTNGDIAIPTERGLLPGNGSLTSVITVSTQTEPIFIGKPESIIMEQAQEVLGVPKEQTLMVGDNYHTDILAGMNAGLDTLLVHTGVTSAEDLKTYGKQPTYTVNSLSDWDI
- the yutH gene encoding spore coat putative kinase YutH; this encodes MMSDILQKHFGIQPEQSYMVRNQMRYISGGVLYTVVPVTHVEEDTLVELYEMSEHLSKEGDRYVSRFVPSTNEKFLVTENEVDYVVLGNAPHPVVPSLKLGRKLARFHDRGRSIDKVIKSCSRIGEWKSLWEKRLDQMEGVWNNYLMERPDREFSRIFIESYPYYMGLAENAIQYLVDTEMDEETRDSDAGTVCHVRFHEGTWGSEVCIKDPFDWVFDHASRDISEWIRERYFSQKRTFQPDIRSFLQEYESVSPLSAFSWRLIYARLLFPIHYFECIEDYFTASSEQTQKQLEDKLERMIKTSREYEAFLGNFYRIADVPLKKMAIPEIQWLKK
- a CDS encoding phosphatidylglycerophosphatase A family protein, giving the protein MSGKNAMSMSEQTARKWLLERGVEIKDIAELVMFLQHKYHDDLQIEECIDNIERVLSKREVQNAILTGIQLDILAEKGMLEEPLQSIIEADEGLYGVDEILAFSIVNVYGSIGFTNYGYVDKLKPGILKDLNDKSSGKCHTFLDDIVGAIAAAASSRLAHRTEKAE
- a CDS encoding NifU family protein, whose amino-acid sequence is MSEEMMKEQVQEVLDKLRPFLLRDGGDCELVDVDEGIVKLRLLGACGSCPSSTITLKAGIERALLEEVPGVVEVEQVF